In Nilaparvata lugens isolate BPH chromosome 5, ASM1435652v1, whole genome shotgun sequence, the following proteins share a genomic window:
- the LOC120351255 gene encoding uncharacterized protein LOC120351255 produces MNLNMRVLLPTLLLGVVAAISIDDIRPQLTKTWLGDMNLLNGRNWNVQRAPCRNDRAILPVSLELAVRLPDGETSLRQLVLPRDGEVLLPKVGALTVGDSDKLQSGVSSCPGEGKSIENTVKYTYTLVREDRSKYKFEYPF; encoded by the exons atgaatttgaatatgagGGTTCTCCTTCCTACATTACTATTGGGAGTGG TTGCCGCCATCTCCATTGACGATATACGCCCTCAGTTGACCAAAACGTGGCTGGGCGACATGAACTTGCTGAACGGTCGCAACTGGAACGTGCAACGAGCTCCCTGTCGCAACGACCGCGCCATTCTGCCTGTCAGTCTGGAGTTGGCCGTACGACTGCCGGACGGCGAAACGTCGCTGCGACAGTTGGTGTTGCCGCGTGACGGAGAAGTGCTGCTGCCCAAGGTAGGAGCACTCACTGTCGGCGACAGCGACAAGCTACAGTCCGGTGTTAGCAGCTGTCCGGGTGAAGGTAAGAGCATAGAAAATACAGTCAAGTATACCTATACTCTGGTAAGAGAAGATagatcaaaatataaatttgagtaccctttttaa